A single genomic interval of Aedes aegypti strain LVP_AGWG chromosome 1, AaegL5.0 Primary Assembly, whole genome shotgun sequence harbors:
- the LOC5567595 gene encoding mediator of RNA polymerase II transcription subunit 4, whose product MSSYHLSTKERLLAIVDDIEIISKELIENTIAPKHQKMSSADHGQLVELLVSKDKELKATLQLAAEQAGIEKKMDGLREQVKEQDEEINQLQKQLKEAEHILATSIFQGRQKLSSINKAVKRPVSSEELIKFAHRISASNAICAPLTWQQGDLRRPYPTDIEMRLGFLGKSDLNINGHNAPNQNNLNEMQRNAAGAGAGSGVADIPASAQNQFAWHPSGELHMTMGAGAGSVSLDTRSHKDASQDDVEVMSTDSSSSSSSDSQ is encoded by the exons ATGTCCTCCTACCATCTCAGCACCAAGGAGCGGCTGTTGGCCATAGTGGACGATATTGAAATCATTTCCAA GGAACTAATCGAGAACACCATCGCTCCGAAACATCAGAAAATGTCCAGCGCCGATCACGGCCAGCTGGTGGAACTGCTGGTATCCAAAGACAAAGAACTGAAGGCCACCCTGCAGCTGGCGGCGGAACAAGCCGGCATCGAGAAGAAGATGGACGGATTGCGGGAACAGGTCAAGGAACAAGATGAGGAAATCAACCAGCTGCAGAAACAGCTGAAGGAAGCCGAGCACATTCTGGCCACGTCCATATTCCAGGGGCGCCAGAAGCTGAGCAGTATTAACAAAGCCGTCAAGCGACCAGTCTCTTCAGAGGAGCTGATAAAGTTCGCTCATCGGATCAGTGCTTCGAATGCAATCTGCGCCCCGTTAACGTGGCAACAGGGTGACCTGCGGAGGCCTTACCCGACGGACATCGAGATGCGGTTGGGATTCCTGGGCAAATCGGACCTCAACATCAACGGGCACAACGCCCCGAATCAGAACAACCTGAACGAGATGCAACGGAATGCGGCCGGGGCGGGAGCGGGAAGCGGAGTGGCCGACATTCCGGCCTCTGCACAGAACCAGTTCGCGTGGCATCCGTCCGGCGAGTTGCACATGACGATGGGAGCAGGGGCGGGATCGGTTTCACTGGATACCCGGTCGCACAAAGATGCCTCGCAGGATGATGTGGAAGTGATGTCCACGGACAGTTCCAGTTCCAGCTCGAGTGATTCGCAGTGA